GTGCTGTTGTGCTAACTACCTTTTGGATGTCCTCAGTTTGCATCATCAATTTATGTTTTGTGACCAATGTGTGTTGAATACTTGAATGTTATCTGACATTTTGACAAATCCATAACTCAATACTGTAAAACAGAGTACATTCTTAAATCTGATGGATCCAGGCCAAGCAGTCTGCTACATGTTGATTCTAGATAGAACTGGAGTGAAACCCAGGTTTGGTTTGTTACCATGGTTTTCTGAAGGATAATCTGGACACCAGATTCCGGAGTGAGCTTTTGTTGTCTACCATGCAAGTCAATCTCCGTCGGGAATTCCTATCCCTGTTGATTTTCCATGGAGGCGTGCCGTTAACGCAGCTTTGATGCAGTCATTTCATGACACAGGTGCAAATTTCGAATTGGACGACCTTCATGAATCAAGACAGCAGCTGGGCATTACAAGGACCGCGACACCCGGCTACCAGAAAGGGACTTGGCGCACTGAAATTACTCCTGGGAATTTCCACACTGTGAAGACCAGGAGGACCTGAGCCACAATCTTCACAACCTTTGGTCCTTGCCTTTTCAAACCTTTGTCTCAAGACCTGCTACTGGTGCTGCTGGAAAGCTGAATCATTCCCCTCTGCTGTAGTGTTTTCTGCAATCAAGGTGCAAGATTTAGTCAAGGATACACCATCTTGTTTTGGTTGAGAAGATGGATCATACAACCCAAAGGTGGCTGCACTTGGTTGTTTGTGCTTCTGCCTACAGTCACTGGTGTGAATCTCATCATGCCACTCATGATCAAATTGTACTCCGAGGAAATGGACTGGAACCAAGATCAGGAACAGGTAATCCACTCATGTTAATGAAATGTCAATTATTGAAGACAATACTCGATGAAactgaaaattttcctttgcaggGGGATCCATTGGATCTAATTACAATTTAGAgctgcgaaaaaaaaaatctcctgcACTCATTATTAATTTACGGTGCATGGGATAATCGTTGACCTCTATGATGAACTCGGAGTCGTGCTGGACTATGATACAAATTCTCCATAAGATTGATATTAGCCTAACTGTTTCTGTCATGCAAGTACCATCAGTGCTAATCCTGCTTTCTTTGAAATGAAACGATACAAGAGACAAGAACTGATGTACCTTCGGTGACTTTGTGTAGATGCAACCAAGGGAGGCATTTTTCACCACGGAGATTGGGCAATGAGCTGTATTCTGCCGGTGGCTGAACCTTATCCAGGGGCCTCTGATGTCGACCGTGAGTTCGTCGCGCTGGGCGCCTAGGAGGAGTGGCACActgttttttttcatgcttaTGGGCCTTAATCATGACTGTAATGGCCGACCCAGCAAATCCGAGGCCGGATTACCGATAAATCTGGTGAGTAAACCTGGTTGATAGATGGTGTCTGCTGCAAATGCAGTCCCCTGGAGCTCTAAGATGTGATGGTGGTAGTGGGTGATGGGTCCTTTTCCACGCTCTATTGACTATTAACCTACTAACTAGAGCTTTTCTTGATCCGCCTTTTGTGCCGCGCGTGCATGCGATTTTTGGCCATAATAACCATGTGATTTTTCAGCAACTTTGCATAATAATTCACTAATATATTAGCGTACCACTGATGTCTTGCTATTCCTTCCTGATCCTTTTTCTTTGTCCCCTGCCAGAATGGACAAGCATTTCAAGCATGGTGGCCTGGTGGGTGCAGTGCAAGTGCAACCGTAGGGAACATTTCTGCTGAAAATTGCTTTCTAGGTTTGAAAAAATGCTCTGATTTTGATGTTAGGTTTCAATTGGTTTGATCATTGGCAGCACTCTATATTTTCTAATAGCCTTTCTAGGTTGAATATGTCATGGTTTTTAGACAATACAGCCTACATTACACGACAACATATTTATACAATATTAATTGGCCGTTTTGTTAGGAGCTTCGGCTTCATCTTAGATCCCTCGCTCTAGTCAGGCCTATGTATTAAGTTGCTTATGTATAAAAACTTATTGGCTTGTCCTGGACTATAAGCCTGGCTTGTATGTTTGCCATCCTTGGTTTTTCATGGATGACTAGCTAGCTTATTGTTGAAAAATCTCTAGATATTCTGAGGTTCTATGGGCTACTTTGTGTGGAAGTACAtgtgtagggatgaaaacggttggAATGGAAATGATATGCCTAGTATTCTTATTACTTTTATTGAAACGGTATTGATacggttattttttttttcatatttatgaatttacCTTCTTAGTGGCAACTTTAATAAGGTGCAGATAGCAATTAGAAATACTAAATTTTTACAGTTAGAAGCAATtggaaacaattttttttattttctttacgGAAATGATAGCAGTATGGTTGGAAAATTTCTGTCATGTTTTCATCCCTACATGTATGTCTGTCTGGGATTACATACAAAGTGTTTCAAAACTTGAGTGATGTTATAgttttctttttggaattttGTACATCGTTTTTAAATTTCCATACAACTTTGTGATTTTGATCTTTTTATGTACATGGACAGTCCGAGACCAAATAAAACTTTGAAGTGAACGAACAGAAATTAAAAGACACGGCTGTAGACATTTTGTTTTTACCCTAAGTGCCAAATGAATGCTATAAAAGTATATGGTTTTATGGAACATTTTAGAGTTGCTACCTATTTTCTTTGAAATAAattgcaaaaccagatattttgTATCATGGATGCTCTAaaacttagttttttttttaaataaagtttACTCTTTTGAGAATTAAGTGAGCTCcctgaaaaataaaacaactgaTGTCCAAAcctacattaaaaaaaaaaacctttgaaAGGCAGGAACGATAAAACATAAGGATAAGAAATACACATGATTTTGTTCTGAATGTATATACGGGATATTGGATCTTAAAacataagaaaaatataagcataatgTAAGGAAACCATGGAATTAGATGAGAGAAAGAGACTCGAGGGAAAATTTCAAAAGATTGGATTcaatgctaactttcctccaacgTTTCCATTACATTAATTAGTCAATCCAAAGGAAGTTTATAGAATGTTGTATATACAATCTCCTGTTTCAAGGACTAAATaggaaacatttttttcctagGATTTAAATTCTGCAAGTTCACTTCATAAACCATTTGTTCCAAAGGAGACGAACAAAAGAATTTGTATGGATTGGCTTGCAGTGGCAAGGCGGCTTTTAATCTTTGCCAAAAGGCAAGTTGAGAAAGCATGcttaattcttaaaaaaagaaactcaAAAATGTTTGTTGCTTTTATGCTGAGTCTTGAGCCATTGTTTGCTGGTCCAAAAGACATTGAGAATGAGCATAGAGCGGTTGAGTATAACAATTCTTTTAGTGAGATCATTCATTTACATGGACATACTAATTCCTTTTGTTAGAACTTGACTTTTGTAAAACCATCCCTAACAATCAGGGCCGAGTCAGCCGAGAGCCATGAAAATTGACTACGCGTAATGCTGAACTCAAGCTCTCTGTTATGTCTTCAATGTTTCATAGACTTATTACATAATTTGAAAGGGTTTAAGGAGACCAGATCTAATTACCCTATGCTTATCTCTGCCACTGTCAACAAATGGAATAGTATATGGACCGTCACTTCGTGCCAACGGTTCCTATGAGAACAAAAAAGTAAtctctccgttctaaaatataactacATTTAGCTCTAaggatttatcccaaaatataacttctttaccaatattctcttcccaaccaatcataaccgttgaccattcacttttcccacctaccttcACTAATCCAATTACAATCCTCCACctttcacttctacctacttttttaAGTAAccatgtccaactctaaaatttattatattatggaacggagggagtactattttcgATTACAAAATGCCTGTTAGAATATACCTGTAAAAACTCTAAACCTACAAAATCACTTCCTAATATAAAATTGTGTACATTTATATGTGGAGGTAGCGGTTGTGCACAACAGTGGGGAATTGATCACAGTTGACCCCTTGCATGGATGCCAAAGGTTTCCATCAGCTAATGTAAGTTGCATGTCTTGAGGTCAACATTATCAGTAGCGGACAAATTTAACCAAGTTGGAGCAGCAACTTACAGTGCTGTAACAGGGTTGTCGACTCTGATGTGCTTCACCTCTTTTGTGGTTCTCATCCATGTATCTTTAGCTGTATAAAGGTAATATCATAATCatattagcaaaaagaaaaaaaaataatttcattatCTTTCATGTGGCAATACCGCACTTCTAACACCGGCCAATTATTGGCACGTAATGACTGGACTATCGGCAACTAGTAAGGTAAATTGAAAGCGCATAACTTATCCGTCCCTtctctaattataaatatttgatgtctACGATAGTATTCACTCAAAGTTTTAAAACTCTGACCATCAATTTTATAAATTCACTAAagtttataatattatattataacaataaaataaaaaaatattgaaaaaccaacttttaactcaaaaagGGTgccaaaaagttttttttaaaaaaacatgagaaCTATGATTCAACCTCACTCTAGCTAGCTATTAATTCCACCACTTCTAGTTGGGGGGTTCTATGTGACAGCATACTCTGTTCTGCCCACAGCTCAAGCAGCCTGGTATCCTCTTGTCAGTTGTCATGATGCTCCCTTGTGTGTACAACCTCATCATTTTATTACCATATGGCCATAGCCCACATTGTTGTAATCACCTTTCTCTCAAATCCTCCAAGGACCCTCTACATAATTAAGCAGCAACCTATAGAAAACATGCTGTGTCAACCATGAAATAGCAGcagttaattactaattaatgtTTAATTACATATAAGATACGCACATGCACCCTTCAACTAAACAATACAGTGTGTTGATATGAAAATTGGTCATTTAGGTCATCTGTAGTACCCAATATCCATTTTTCTATTTCAAAACTGAATGAAATGACAAGGTTAAATAAAATCAAGAGGCGACTTAGTCGATAAGAAATCATGGATAACTTACAGTCGGTGCGGTATCTGCTACGATCTACCTTTAAAAAGTAAGAAAAAGacttgcatacatatataccaAAAGTAAATTTTACTTCCAAAGCAAATAACACTAGAGAAATATACTACGCATGGAAGCTATATCCAAACACAAAATTGTTTGTAACCATAAGCATTTGTTTGGCTAATGGGTTAGGGAAATGATTTTCCACCCACCAaaacatctttaaatcctaattaaccattcattctccctctttcatttaatcctaaccctacATTTATTTTCCAATTCCAATCCCACCtctcatttcccattatccaaacatagCCTACATTCTCAAAAACATTTTTTCATGCATAATACCTCAGCACAAGTCATCTGTAATATATAACATTTATTTTGAGGTATATATTTAAGGAATCGTTTGGGACAAGATGTCACGGTCTATATGACCTTATTTTATAGTGGCACACACTATAACTGAGACATAAGTCATTACTCACAGTATAACTTCCATGCCATAACAATGTAGCAAAACAAGCTATAGCTAAATACATATCCATTGCCACAATAGTTGAGCCTCAGAGGCCCAATTAACTATGCCTGCATATCCAGCCATTAGTTAGAAAAGATAGAGCACTAGCAAAATGCACAAACTTTACCCCAACCAACCACAGCCTCTCACCCTCACTATAAATAGGCCCATTAATATgtcccaagcaaagcaagctCCTTGTGCCCACTTCTAGCTagcttccaagttccaaccgaTTAACAAAATAACCAACAACACATATTACACAACTAAATCTCTCTTGTGCTTTGCTTGTTCCTTCCTATGTAGCATTAGCTTCATTCATTAGTAATTAATATCATTACTCACTACTCACTACTCACTACTCACTCTAGTTAAGGTTAGCTATCTATAGTTAGAGGAATTAAACCCTAATTACTATAgctttgtcttcttcttcttcttcttcccctagCTTAATTACCATGAGGAATGAAGTACTCCCCACCATTTTCTtgctcttcatcttcttcaccaccACCATAAACCCTAGCTCTTCACAGCTTCCAtggctcttctctctcttgtaTCTCTCTCTGGCCATGGCGGTCGTCGCCTTGCCGCCGCTTCTTGCGAAACGCCATGGACATGTACGTCGGGttaatggcggcggcgccgccgccattcccggGCCGCGGGGGTGGCCGCTGCTGGGGTCGCTCCCGGCGGTGTCCGGCCCGCTCatgcaccgccgcctcgccgcgctggccgacgcgcacggcggcggcgcgcggcgcctGATGTCGCTGACGCTCGGCGCGACGCCCGTGGTGGTGAGCAGCCACCCGGACACGGCGCGGGAGATCCTCGCCGGCGCTGCGTTCCGCGACCGTCCCGCCAGGGCCGCGGCGCGGGAGCTCATGTTCCTCCGCGCCGTCGGCTTCGCCCCGGCCtccggagacgacggcggcgcctactggcgccgcctccgccgcgccgcgggcgcgggcATGCtctccccgcgccgcgccgccgcgctcgccgcgctgcGCGCCCGCGTCGCGCGCCGCACGTCCGAGGCCGTGTCCCGCGGCATGGCCGTGCCGCCCGGTCGCGTCGCCATGCGCgccctcctccacgccgcctccctcgACAACATGGTTGGCAGCGTGCTAGGGCTCGAACACCATGACCACCATGGCGGCGTCATCAGCGACATGGGTGACATGGTGAGGGAAGGGTACGAGCTGGTTGGCAAGTTCAACCTAGGAGactactacagtactacacAGTACCAGTGCCTGTGGGGGTTGCTGGATTTCCATGGGGTGGGGCCCAGGTGTCAGAGGCTGGCAGCTAGGGTTAGGGAGCAGTTTGGGAGGgtgatggaggagaggaggaaggtgagTGACCTGCACAAGAGGGATGATCTTCTTAGCTACATGCTCTCCATGCCACAGGAGGAGAGGATTGAGGACTCTGATGTCATTGCTGTCCTCTGGGTGAGCTTACATGTTCTCTAGCTCTATCTTTTTTTGCTGCTACCTCAGTCTTATATTACTATCTCCATTTTCGTTTTTAAATAGAGGGATGCTATAGGACGGGATGAGCCGATACCTATCGGGTACCAGGCGATACTACCTCAGAGGTGTCATCCCGTTCGAACGGGATACCGTCGTGTAGCATCTTCcttttaaatatatgacactGTTGATTTTTTAGATATGACGTtgaaccatttgtcttattaaaaaaatatctaaatatAACTTATTTTGCTGTGAGACCCGCTTTATCGATAAAGGTACTATAGACATGACTTATTCTTTTTATAGctatactaattttttttaataatgaagaGAATGTTATAATATCAtgttaaaaagtaaaaaatatcatatatttaaaaacggtGGGAGTATATGTGCATGAGTGAGGCAAAAATTGGCTTGGAAGTAGGGTTAAACTAATTTTTGTGGCCGTGGCACTTTTTTTTGGGAGTGGGGGTAATAATTTATTGACAATTGGTGCAAAAATTAGTGGATAGAGCACCAAATAAGTAAGTGATAATAATGCATAAATTTCTACATAGTCGTACCTCAATTGTACTTTATGTACAATCACGTTAATAAATTAATCAGTCCAATAAAGTTAGTTTAAGCTAGTCATGCTGGATTTTTGTTGGTACTCCTATATATTATCATGGTCCTTTTATTTTACACAATAAACATAACCTTTTGGAttcaataattaatcaatatatttCATTCTTCACTGGTCTTTATTGATTACTCCCttagtcccaaaatatatatagcccCGTAGTATTAGTTAAAATATATCCAATTCGGTTCTAAGTTggtatattttggaacggagggagtacttatttaTGACCTAAATTCATATGCACTTTCATGCAAGTTTTCTTAATAAGCTGGACTATTTTGCATTAataactaatactccctccattccaaattgatctaaatataatttttttgaggtTACTTctaaatgatctatatatttgtgttcattcattaagtatatttgttatttgtgcattggagtaaatggacattgatacatgcatccatgcacacaagtatttataactcacatgcaatatcttgatttgctattggctaggaaatagtgggaaTGGTGCATGCATAGAATTtattgctagagtaaatatagtatgagagagttattagcttttcttggtcttggtgtacctatgaaatatatgtagatcaatttgtaATGGAGAGATTACGTGAGATCAATTGGCCCACACCTCGAAAGGCAAAAATAATGGGTGGGTCATCTCGCAGAAGCTCCTAATTATTAGGAGCAAATTCATTCGGCCAATTATTGATTGAGACATGGACAAGATTTGAGGGAAAATGAAGTGACAGACAGCGCTTAGTACCACTAGTATGTCCCTTTATGATGTTTCGACTTtcaacactagtagcaaaataACAAAGGCACTGTCGTTTCTTCAGGTAGGAAAAACATCACTCTTTCTAATGTTTGGTCTTGTCCATTGGATGCAGGAGATGATCTTTCGTGGGACAGATGTAGTTGCAATACTCCTGGAATGGGCCATGGCCCGGATGGTACTCCACCCAGACATCCAGTCCAAGGTGCAAGAAGAACTAGATAGGGCGGTGGGCCACCGGCCCATGACCGACTCGGACATCCCCAACCTTCGCTTCCTCCATTGTGTCATCAAGGAAACCCTCCGCATGCACCCGCCTGGCCCACTTCTCTCATGGGCCCGCTTGGCAGTGCATGATACCTATGTGGGCAAGCACCTAGTACCCGCGGGGACTACGGCAATGGTGAATATGTGGGCCATATCCCATGATGAGACGATATGGGGTGACCCATGGGTGTTTCGACCCGAAAGGTTTATGGAAGAGGATATCAATGTGTTGGGATCAGATTTAAGGTTGGCACCGTTTGGATCAGGTCGTCGGGTGTGCCCTGGACGGATAATGGGTCTCTCCACTGCCTATCTATGGTTTGGCCGGATGTTGCAAGAGTATAAGTGGGCAGCGGCTCAGCCGGTTAAACTTACGGAGTGCCTCCGTCTTTCTATGGAGATGAAGAAACCTTTGGTTTGTCATGCAGTTCCTCGTAGTAAAACTGGCTAAGCTAGCCAAGCTTGTATCATATAGGTGGTGTTAAAAGAGAACTTAAATGGTTTGTATGTAAATTAGGCAAATATACTTAGATGGTATCACTATGTGAAGCCATGTTTTTGACTTGATGAAGTTGTCAAGTAGACATGGAGAATTAGAAGATACGCAGGCGTAGGGCTGACTAATTTATTCCATGCAATCAGCCCTGTAtgaattattataatatgttaCTAAAATTTGTACTTGAGTTGCTATAGCATTTCTGCTTGTTAAGGTTTTATTTTAGTCGAATTTTTATTGCAGAATAGGTCGTCCTTTAGCATGTCGTAGATTTGGACCTAATTTTTACATGGTTGTCCTCAAGCTAGCCACCCCTAAAGTTAGGTCATGGATAAGCTAAACTTTATTTATACTCTACCATATTATTATCTTAAGGCTAACCTGAGGGTGAAGAGCCAATTTGATCCTTGATGATAATCTACTCATGGGACCATAGTTTGGTTCCTTCATTTTCCTTTCAGAATGGCCAGAAAATTCTTAAGGATTCTTGTTAGGCCAACCATGCCACCTATGATTTGTCATGCTAACGCTTATTCAGCTTTTGCTGACTTGGCTTAATGGGAATGACCTTTTTCATCGTCGTGATAATTGAAACAGGATCGTCGGATTTGTTAATTATGTCATATCTAGTActagagttttttttctatatatgtataaataaatcatgaataatatGATGTAgcactctccttttttttcagtttCCTTCCTTTTTACATTGGCTTGTTCTAGTGCAAGAATATTGATATGATATTCTTGCAATATGGTCGAGCCAATAGGTTCTTGGACATGTACATAATAACCACTTTGCCTTTTTATGAATAGTTCTCTCCCAATACCATTAATTCCTTCACTATTCAGATCAGCTGCAGATCAGAAGCAAAACATCTTTAGAGCATATAACATCTGGATCAGAATCTTTCCATGGCTACACCTACACGCGAGAACCAGACCAGGTTCTTCATTATTAAGAATTAATGGTGAAGATACAGCCTCAAAAGTGAGGAATTATTCCCTGTTAAGAGAGaaatctagagagagagagagagagagagagagagagagagagaacataTACACTAGTAGTATGTAAGAAATAGATTTGTTGCTTTCACCAAATacacacacaaaagaaaaatgaatgagTCACACTTTTTTTTACAGAATCAGATGCTCATTCTCTCTTTTAACAAAGGTGTTTCCTTGGCCAAACAGGCATTCCATGCATCTGCAGTTCTGCATCCATGGTTTTCAGGCAGAACAAGAGGCTTCTTTGTGCCCATGTATTTGtatagagtaaaatacaccaatggtccttaaacttgtcaggaggtttcacttaggttcacgaacttgcaaagcgcacatcaAGGTCCCTAAatttggtttattgtatcatcccgtcCAAAGTCGCGTTTGAttgtggtcttgcctacgtggcacaccacgtggacaatgacatgtaattttttttgtttttttctcccttctcccttcttttttctctttcttccttcttttttctcggtGGTGAGAGGCGGCACGAGGGGAGGGGTTGTCGCAGtggtgaaaaaagaaggaagaagggagaaaaaaaaatccatgtcatcgtTCACGtagcgtgccacgtaggcaaaaccacggtcaaacgcggctttggaccgggatgatacaataaaccaagtttagggaccttgatgtgcgctttgcaagttcgtggagcTAAGTGAAACCTTCCGACAAGTTTAAGGAtcgctggtgcattttactctattTGTATATAACAAAGCAGGAAGGAGCTTAGTTATGCCTTAGTAAGTCAATAAATCAAACTTGCATGAAGAATTGTGGATGAGCCCCACAGTTAATTGATTTACAATTAGACTGTGTACATGAAATTAAGGTAAAAACGATTAATGAAACGGAGCTAatacaaacatatatttaaaattttacatGGAACATGAGAAGTTCTCATCTCAAAGGAAAACACAAGGATCTCAGACATTTTCAGCATAAGAAATCTGAAACTTTCAGTTGGAAAGGTTCAATGCAAACTTGCATATAGGAAATTCCAAATTAAAACACAACTTGGAgtgaaaacatatatattttttccaaatCCCTGTTTCGACTTGAGAGTTCATTTGCTATACTTTTACATGGGAAATGAAAGTTTCAAACTGAAAAAGGGTGATGTATAACAAACACTTGTTGAAACTTAGAAAGAAGATTCTCCATTTACCAATGAGCTCTGAGCTCAAATTTGGAAATGACACTGCATGCCAAGGAAACAAGCATGACTTTATATTGTACATTAGGTTTGTGCATTTGCGTACTTATAAAAAGATTACCAATATGTTCATGAATGTGATAAACATGATTTCTTAGGGAAATAATAAATGAAGCACCATATTAGTCAAATCGATTATTTGCAATTGAAGTTTCTTTGATTTTTCTTGTGCCGTGCACATATGGTCATATTTTTCGAACATTTTTTATGGATTAATAATACACATGTTCCTACATGCTCTGCACTATTATATAACCCTACAGATATGGTACACAAAACCAAAGTTCTTATTAATTATGTAGGGCAAATTAAACTAATTATGGAAAGACGACACCAAATCTAATCCAAGTCTACTCGAAAGAGACACAAACATAGGTTGGTCCTTGACACAAACAAAAGTTTATGCACACCACAAGAAAACCATTTGCAAATGCAACACACAaacctttttcttctcctttacACCAAAAGAACCCCTACACACGCCGATGGCATGCATTGCCTAACATCCAAAACAGCTAGCTCACACTACACAAAcacaaacaaattaaaccaTCATCATTAACATCTTAAACAGCTCACTAATCACTATCCTCCCTAACCACTAGCCAAAGCGACTAATTAAATTATTAAGCAAGAATACATAAGTGCCTAAGTTAACTAGTCATTATTATCCCTCACTAATCTAATTGAAGTATTAAACCTCGTATTTACACTGGTGAGTTGAGCTGTGTGTACAGGGGTGTGTGTGTATGTACATGGATGCGCGACGTGTCGCGCTCAGTGCGCgacgcggtcggcggcggcggccgcggcgagccagcgcgcggcggcgcactGGGCGCGGTGGGCGCGCTTCCAGTCGAGCGCCTGGCACGCGCGCGAGCAGTAGCTGGCGGCGCCGCACACCGAGCACCGCCGGAACTCGTGCCGCCGCGTCTCCCGCCGCCCGCACCGCGCGTGCGAGCACAGCCGCAggtcctcgacgccgtcgtgctcgccgtcgccgtgttCGCCGGGGAGgcacccccgcgccgccgccttggcgCGGTGCGAGTCCCACCACGCGACCATAAACCGGCTCGCCGCGTCCTCGGCGGCGCTGCCGTCGTGGTGTCCGTGGTTGTGCTTCTTCCAGGAGAGGTgctcgcgggcggcggcgtggaggaggaggcggcggccggcgggggcgtCGCGGCGGGCGCCGTAGCCGTCCTGGAGGCAGTGGCCGAGCTCGCGGAGCGCCGGGGTGTGGCCGAGCcacgcggcgcgcgcgcacagcgcgacgcccgcgcgcgcgtcctTGTCCGCCttgcccccgccgctgccgttgaACTGCACCACCGCCAGCGCGTACAGCGCCGGCGcgtgcccgccgcccgccgcgcgccccAGCAGCGCCGCCCCCGTCGCCCTGCTCCCCAGGCAGTAGAACCTcacctgcaccgccgccgccatcagccgACGAGATCGAACAAA
The nucleotide sequence above comes from Oryza glaberrima chromosome 11, OglaRS2, whole genome shotgun sequence. Encoded proteins:
- the LOC127754983 gene encoding cytochrome P450 78A5-like; the protein is MRNEVLPTIFLLFIFFTTTINPSSSQLPWLFSLLYLSLAMAVVALPPLLAKRHGHVRRVNGGGAAAIPGPRGWPLLGSLPAVSGPLMHRRLAALADAHGGGARRLMSLTLGATPVVVSSHPDTAREILAGAAFRDRPARAAARELMFLRAVGFAPASGDDGGAYWRRLRRAAGAGMLSPRRAAALAALRARVARRTSEAVSRGMAVPPGRVAMRALLHAASLDNMVGSVLGLEHHDHHGGVISDMGDMVREGYELVGKFNLGDYYSTTQYQCLWGLLDFHGVGPRCQRLAARVREQFGRVMEERRKVSDLHKRDDLLSYMLSMPQEERIEDSDVIAVLWEMIFRGTDVVAILLEWAMARMVLHPDIQSKVQEELDRAVGHRPMTDSDIPNLRFLHCVIKETLRMHPPGPLLSWARLAVHDTYVGKHLVPAGTTAMVNMWAISHDETIWGDPWVFRPERFMEEDINVLGSDLRLAPFGSGRRVCPGRIMGLSTAYLWFGRMLQEYKWAAAQPVKLTECLRLSMEMKKPLVCHAVPRSKTG
- the LOC127754982 gene encoding F-box protein At5g50450-like, producing MRSPRRRRGVHPAAATAPPCSAMASGAASPRSPPAAKKRAVVVAGDGDDSDVFDRLPDDIVLVVLSRLAANAASPADVASAALTCRRFRELAAHPAVLSRASAAAVAVRWGAWSEAAHRFLRRCAAAGSHHACYFLGMVRFYCLGSRATGAALLGRAAGGGHAPALYALAVVQFNGSGGGKADKDARAGVALCARAAWLGHTPALRELGHCLQDGYGARRDAPAGRRLLLHAAAREHLSWKKHNHGHHDGSAAEDAASRFMVAWWDSHRAKAAARGCLPGEHGDGEHDGVEDLRLCSHARCGRRETRRHEFRRCSVCGAASYCSRACQALDWKRAHRAQCAAARWLAAAAAADRVAH